One region of Rattus norvegicus strain BN/NHsdMcwi chromosome 13, GRCr8, whole genome shotgun sequence genomic DNA includes:
- the Mdm4 gene encoding protein Mdm4 isoform X9, with the protein MILTHCLPHDVNAEIPEQDIGTAIVSDTTDDLWFLNETVSEQLGVGVKVEAANCEQPSEVGRTRDKKMVEGGKDDDLEDSKSLSDDTDVEVTSEDEWQCRECKKFNSPSKRYCFRCWALRKDWYSDCSKLTHSLSTSNITAIPEKKDNEGIDVPDCRRTISAPVVRPKDGYLKEEKPRFDPCNSVEFLDLAHGSESQEIISSTREQTDIFSEQKTETESMEDFQNVLKPCSLCEKRPRDGNIIHGKTSHLTTCFHCARRLKKSGASCPACKKEIQLVIKVFIA; encoded by the exons atGATACTCACACACTGCCTACCTCACGACGTAAATGCAGAGATTCCAGAGCAG GATATAGGTACTGCCATTGTTTCAGACACTACGGACGATTTGTGGTTTTTAAATGAGACCGTGTCAGAGCAATTAGGTGTTGGAGTAAAAGTTGAAGCTGCTAACTGTGAGCAACCAAGTGAAGTAGGGAGAACAAGAGACAAGAAG ATGGTTGAAGGGGGAAAAGATGATGACCTTGAGGACTCCAAGTCCTTAAGTGATGATACTGATGTGGAAGTCACTTCTGAG GATGAGTGGCAGTGTAGGGAATGCAAGAAGTTTAATTCTCCAAGCAAGAGGTACTGTTTTCGTTGCTGGGCCTTGAGGAAGGATTGGTATTCGGATTGCTCTAAATTAACTCATTCTCTCTCTACATCTAATATCACTGCCATACCTGAAAAGAAGGACAATGAAGGAATCGATGTCCCCGATTGTCGGAGAACCATTTCCGCTCCTGTGGTTAGGCCTAAAGATGGATATTTAAAGGAGGAAAAGCCCAGGTTTGACCCTTGCAACTCAGTGGAATTTTTGGATTTGGCCCATGGTTCTGAAAGCCAAGAGATCATCTCAAGCACAAGAGAACAAACAGATATTTTCTCTgagcagaagacagaaacagaaagtatGGAAGATTTCCAGAATGTCTTGAAGCCCTGTAGCTTATGTGAAAAAAGGCCTCGGGATGGGAACATTATTCATGGGAAGACGAGCCATCTGACTACATGTTTCCACTGTGCCAGGAGACTGAAGAAGTCTGGGGCTTCATGTCCTGCTTGTAAGAAAGAGATTCAGTTGGTTATTAAGGTTTTTATAGCATAG